AGGTCATAGATTTCCGCAAACATCTGCACCCCGCCGACGCCGTCGGTGACCGCATGGCTGACGTGCAGCAGCGTCGCGGCTTTCCCGTCGGCCAGACCCTCGACCAAGGTGGCCGTCCACAGCGGTCGGGAGATGTCCAGCGGCGACTGCAGGATCACCTCGGCGAGGTTGAACACGTCGCGCAGGGTGCCGGGCTCGGCCACCCGCATCCGGCGCACATGGAATTCGAGGTTGAAATCGGGGTCCACCACCCAGCGCGGCGATGCCGTCGGCAGCGTCGGCACGACCACCTTCTGCCGCAGCCGCAACACGCGCCGCGAGGCGTTCTCGAATCGGGCCAGGAACCTGTCCCAGTCCGGCGTGGTGTCGAGGAGTTCCAACGCCATGATGCCCGACCGGGTGCGGGGATTCGCTTCTCCCCGGTGCATCAGATAGTCGACCGGTCCGAGCTGATCGGATAACTGCACGACCTCGACGGATTCGCTCACGGACGCGTCAATCCTGTCACCGTCGCTCAAGCCTCCTGCCTTGGACCCACCAACCTTCGCCAACACAACGCTAGCCGGGTTGCCGCGCTGGTGAAAGGAGCGGTCGCGGTGCGAGTCAGCTCGCAGGGGTGGCCGCCAGCGGGACCGCGTCCAGCAGCGAGCTGACGCGCCGGCCGTACACGACACCCAAGAAGTCCGAGACGGCGTCGGCGGCCAGGCGCGACCGAACCGTGGAGAGGATGTCGAACGCGTGGTGCGCGTTCGCGAGTTCGGCGTGGGCCACCGTCGCAGCGCCCGCCGCGCGCAGCGCCGCGCAGAAGGCCCGCGCCTGGCCGCTGGGAACCAGTTCGTCCTTCTCGCCGTGCAGCACGAAGAAGGGCGGCGCGTCGCTGTGCGCGTAGGAGACCGGGGACGCCGCCATGAACCGCTCGGGGTGATCGGCGTAGCGGGCCTTCAAGACGAAGTGCTCCAGAAACGGCAGCATCAATTCGTGCATGTTGTCGAAGTCGGTGAAGTCGTAGACGCCGTAGTAGGGCGCGACGGCCTGAACCGTCGTGTCGGCGCCCTCGAATCCGGGCTGGAACGCCGGGTCGTTCGGGGTCAGCGCCGCCAGCGAAGCCAGGTGGCCACCCGCCGATCCGCCGGTGATCGCGATGAAGTCGGGATCACCGCCGTAGTCGGCGATGTTTTGCCGGACCCATGCGATCGCCCTTTTCACGTCGATCAGGTGCGCGGGAAACGTGGAACGCGGGCTCTTGCAGTAGTTGATCGAGACGCAGATCCAGCCGAGTTCGGCCATGCGGCTCATCAGCGTGTAGGCCTGCACCCGCTTATCGCCGACCGTCCACGCCCCACCGGGAACCTGAATCAGCACCGGCGCCCGGCAACCCGGCGCCAAATCGTCGCGCCGCCAGATGTCGAGCAGGTTGTCGCGTCCTCCGGGGCCGTAGGAGATGTTGGACGTCTGCGCCGCGTACCGGCGGTGCGGCCCGGGCCTGCTCAACACGCCGCCGGGCGGGGCACAGACGGTCTTGTCGCTGGCCGGGTGGCACACCTGCTCACGGAAGCCCGGTCCGAACGATTGCTCGAGCGCGGCGGTGAGGGCCCGATCGGCCCGCTGCGCCGCCCAGGTGGTGCCGACGCGGCCGATGGACGGGTGCGCAACCCGCGACAACGCGTGGCCGGTCAGGACGTGCGGGGGAAACTCCGTGGCAAGCCAGCCGGCGACGAAGCCGACCGCGAGCGGCGAACCGCGCAGCAACAGCGTGCCGGCCCGGTAGACGTCCATCGCGTCGGCCGCCAGGCGTGCTGCCTGGGTACCGGCCCACGAGCACCGTGAAGTCAAGTGCATGGTCACGCTCATAGCAACGCCACCCCTCGACGGTATGCACACGCCTCGTTGCGGTAAACGGCCGGTGACCGGCCGGTGTTCTACGTGTGTCGAGGGTCACCACCATAACTGATAACCGCGGGGCCGGAACGCTTTTCGCGCGCGTGGCGGCGGCGAGTCGTGTCGCGACACGCCGTTGGAATAGACTGACCTGCACAACGCCTCCGTAGCTCAGGTGGATAGAGCAAGGGCCTTCTAATCCCTAGGTCGCACGTTCGAGTCGTGCCGGGGGCACTGGCCAGTGTGTATGACCTCGGTGGATGCGTGACATTTCGTCTTCGGGTGCTGCCTGACGGCGTTTTCGGCTGATGCTTGCCATTTCGGCTTAGGTGACGCCTGACTGGCCGCAGGTCTGCGTCGGAGCCCACTACGCCGGGGCCCGCTGCGATGTGCACTTCGACGCAGAGCTGTTGCGATCGGCGACCGGTTGTCCAAGACCGCCGCGCACACCAGCCGCGGCGAGGTAAGAAACCAACGGGCCTTTCGCACCCGCGAGTAGGCCTGACCACTGACCCAGAAGCGTGGGTGCCGTCCGACTAAGCCTTCGGTCGATCTGTCTCGACTGCGCAGCGTTCAGCGAAAGCGAGCACGGCCCGTCCGTAGGCTTCGCCGAGCCGGTGATGTTCAATGTTGTGTCCGACGCCGCGCCAAAACGATGCCTCCACAAACGGCGCTCGGGAGAATAGGCCGGCGATGGTGGCGACCCGCTCAGCTGATGTCTCCCAAAGCCCGTCGAACTCGGCGAGCACGTAGTGCAGCGGAACCTCAACGCGGGAGGCGACTTTCGGTAGGTCATCTGCCCAGCTGGTGTTCAGTTCCACGAGGTCGGCCGATGGGGTGCTCACCGGCAGATCCGCGACGTCGGCCAGGGTCGTCGTGTTCAAGGTCCAGTCCGGGCCGTAGAAGAGCGGGCGGATAAGATCGCCCGGCATGCTCAAAGCGACGTCGGTGGGCAGCTGCCCGATCAGCTCAACCACGACGGGCGCAAGTGAGTCGCAAACACTGGAGATCGCCAGCCCAATCAGCGGCCAGGAGACCTTCTTCGCTGCGACGTGGATGGCGATCGCCGCGCCGATCGAGTGCCCAATCAGCACAATGCCCGGACGGCCTTCGCCCAATTGGTCCCAAATATGGGTGACGACGTCGGCGATTATCTCCGCCGCCTGCGAGAAGGACGGCTGGCGGCGCGCAGAATCGTCGTCAGCGGGATATCCGGGTCGGCTAAGCGAGACAACACCGAAGGCCGCCGCGCTTGCCTGGCACAGCAGTGAACAACGTGGCGCGTCAAAGTAGCGGTTGTCGTAACCACCACCGTGCAGGCATACGAGTAGTGGAGTGTCCTGACGCTCAACGGCGGCCCAGCGCGCCTCAAGCGGTGTCTTCTGACCAAACCAACCGCTGCTAATCGCAGAGACATCGGACCGCTCGGAAGCTGGCTCGCTTCCAGCGGAAGGGAGCGACATCGCATACGACGCTGTGGGCACCTGATATCCAGTCACTTCGGTGCGGCGACCCGCATGTGCGGAGGACGCCCTTAGTCACAGATGTCGAGTTTTCTACAACACTGTAGCCACAGTGTCAAGGGCTAACCTCGCGCCATTCTCATCTTTGTGGGGATCCGAGAACTCTACGGCCGTTTGAGTCGCAGACAACTGGAAACACAACATGGCCGAATGCACACAGTCGTGGCCGATGTCGCGAAGTACAGGACGGCTGCACCGACGTCCTCGGATGTGTCTGCTCGGGAAAGCCGACTGCCGCTGCGGCATCTCGGCTCCGGTTAGCTCGACGAGCCGCCAATGGCATCGGGGCTGAGAATGCTGACCGATGAGGCGGAAGAAACATTCGCGAGGTCTGCGCGAAACCGAATGATGGTTGGTTGCTAGCCCTATAGCAGCATCGCGGTGACATAGTTGGCGTTGCCGAACGGTACGGCATCCTCGTCGTCGGGGTATGAGAAGCCGTCAGCTTCAAGGAGCTCTTTGCTTGTCTGTGAGGACACTTGCCAGCCCAACCGGCCAAGGTGCTCGATCACGTGGCTGCGTTCGCCGTGGTAGATGAGGTCGGCGACATCGAGGTCGTGGCCGGACTTCTTCATTTGCTCGGCAACGCTCTGGGCGCGTGCGCCAAAAAACACGCTCATGTCGGGGACGTACTCGGTGGCCATCGTGCTTCCCGGCCCGCTGAGCTCGGTTACGTTCTCAAACAGGCGGCCCAGCGCTTCGGGCGGCAGATAGATCAACAGACCTTCCGCGATCCAGGCAGTCGCCTTGCTGCGATCGAAGGCATTGTCTAATAACGCCTTCGGCCAGTCGTCGCGAAGATCGATACCGATGGCTCGCTGGACCGCCCTTGGTTTTACATGCAGATCGGCCAGCGTAGCGGTCTTGAAGTCGATCACTGCGGGCTGGTCCAGTTCGAAGACGACAGTTTCCTTAGGCCACCACAATCGGTAGGCGCGGGTATCCAGTCCCGCCGCGAGAATCACCGCCTGACGCACGCCTGACGCAGCCGCATCGTTGAACAGCCGGTCGAAGAATCGGGTGCGCACCGTTATGGCGTCGACCGATCGCCGCACGGTGGATTCCGGATCCTCTTGGGACTCAATGCTGCCGTCAACGAGCCGGATCGAGTAGTGGTGACCCGCGGCTCGCACCAGCGGCTCGGCGAATGGGTCATCGATCAGCTTGTCGCGATGTGCTAACGCCCGCTGGGCGGCCACCATCGTCGCGGTGGCGCCCACGCTCGACTTCAAGTCCCATCGGTCGTTTTCGGCTCGGGCCATTTGTAACCTTTGATCTCGAATTACATTGACAGCAAAGCTTTTTTGGAGCACATCCGAGGCTTCGCCAGGAAATCTTCCGGAGTCACAGCCCGTGACTGTCGGCTGCCAGGAATAAGGGACCAGCTCGGCGCCGGTTTTGCCATGAGCATGGGACCACCCGATTGCCAGTGATGGGACCATCTGGCTAGCTGTTTTGCCAGTTATGGGACCACCCCGGCGTGGCGTTGGGGGCTTCCGGTTGCTCGGCCGCTGTATTGGCCGAATGAGCTACCGGGAGGTGTCGGTGATCGAAGTCAGGGAGATGCTGCGGTTGTGGCTGCAGGGTCATGGGTTGCGCGAGGTGGCCCGGTTATCGGGCACGGACCGCAAAACGGTGCGCCGGTATGTGGACCGCGCCCGCGCGTGCGGGCTGGACCGTGACGGCGACGGGTGTCAGTTGACCGACGAGCTGTTGGCGGCGGTGATCGCCGGCGTGCGGCCGAGTCGGCCCAACGGCAAGAGCCAGGCCTGGGAGACCATCGCCGCCCAGCACGAGCAGATCAAGGCGTGGCTGAAGCAAGACTTGACTCTGACGAAGGTGCACACGCTGCTTGGGCGTCGGGGCGTGGTGGTGTCGTATCGAACGTTGCATCGCTATGCCACAACGGAATTGGGGTTCGGGATTCGGCAGGCCACGGTGCCGGTGGCCGATTGCGAGCCCGGTGCTGAACTGCAGGTCGATTTCGGTCGGCTCGGAATGCTCACTGATGCCGCGGATGGCCGCCGGCGGGTAGTGCAGGGGTTGATCTTCACTGCGGTGTATTCGCGGCACATGTTCGTCTGGCCGACCTACCGGCAGACGCTTCACGAGGTGATCGCCGGGTTTGAGGCCGCGTGGGCATTCTTCGGCGGGGTGTTCGCGGTGGCGATCCCCGACAACATGAAGGCCATCGTCGACAAGGCTGATGCGACCGATCCGAAACTTAATGACGCCTTCCGCGAATACGCTCAGGCGCGGGGCTTCGTCGTGGACCCCACCCGCATCCGCAGCCCGCGCGACAAGCCTAGGGTTGAGCGCTGTGTCCAATATGTTCGGTCGAATTTCTTTGCTGGAGAAGACTTTCGGAATCTGAGTGACTGCCGGGCACGAGCCGAGCAGTGGTGTGGGCAGGTGGCGGGGATGCGGATACACGGCACCACTCGGCTGCGCCCGGCCGAGGTATTCGCCACCGACGAGCTACCCCACCTCAAACCGGCACCCGACGAGGTGTTCGACATCCCGACCTGGAGCCGGCCCAAGGTGGCTCCCGATCGGCACGTGCAGGTCGCCAAGGCGCTCTACAGCGTTCCCGGTGAGCTGATTGGGCGCCGGCTGGATGCCCGGGTGGATGCGCGCACGGTGAAGCTGTATTGGCGCGGTGAGCTGATCAAGGTCCATCCGGTCATGGCGCCAGGACGCCGCCATACCGACCCCGCTGATCTACCGGCCGAGGTGTCGGTCTATGCGATGCGAGATATCAACACCTTGCAGCGCAAGGCATCCGCACACGGGCAGCATGTCGGCGCCTACGCGGCGGCGGTGCTGGAGCATCCGCTGCCGTGGACCAAGATGCGCCAGGTCTACCGACTCCTGGGACTGGTGCGCCGCCACGGCGCCGACGCGGTCGATGACGCCTGCCAGCGCGCGCTGGACGCCGAGGTCATCGACGTCGGGCTGATCGAGCGCATGCTTACCCGCGGTGCCGGCGCACAGCTGCCGCTGATCCCGAACCCGCCGCAGGCGTCGCGGTTCGTCCGCGCGGCCACCGACTTCGCGGTGCGCAGGCCCTCATGAGCACAACCCGCCGCCCCGATGCCACCCCCGCGGTCAAGCCGATCGAGGTGTCTGCAGACCTCAAAGCGCTGATGCGCCGCCTCAAGCTCGGCCGCCTGCTCGACACCCTGCCCGAACGGCTCGCGCTGGCACGATCGAATCGGCTGCCACACCACGACTTCCTGGAAATGCTGCTAGCCGATGAGGTCACCCGCCGCGACCGCGAGTCCGCCGCCCGCCGCGCCAAGACAGCACAATTGGATCCGCAGATGCAGCTGCAGGCCTGGGATGACACCGCCGCGGTCAGCTACGACCGCCAACTATGGGCAGAGTTGACCTCGCTGCGGTTTCTGGCCGACGCCTACAACGTGCTCATCATGGGACCGGTCGGAGTCGGAAAAACGTTCCTGGCCAACGCATTAGGCCACATCGCCGTGCGACGTCACCACAGCGTGCATACCGAACGCGCCGACAAACTGTTCAAACGCCTCCGCGGAGCACGGCTAGACGGCAGCTATGAAGACGAGATGCGCAAACTACACCGCGTCGAGCTGCTCATCATCGATGACCTCGCGTTGCACCGGCTTGAGGCCACCGAGACCAATGACTTCTACGAGCTCATCGTGGAACGCCACCGCACCGCATCAACGGTCATCACCAGCAACCGCGAACCACCGGAGATCCTCACCATGATGGCCGACCCACTCCTGGCCCAGTCGGCGATGGACCGGCTCCAATCCGCGGCCTACGAACTCGTCGTCGAGGGCGAGTCCTACCGGCAACGCCAGAAACCCCGTCCTCGAAAGCCGGTCAATTCGGACCAGCCGAATTGACCAGCAGCCAGGTCATCAGTCACCATCACCCCACGGCCAGCAACCGGAAACAACCGGTCCCATGCTCATGGCAAAACGGTGGTCCCATCACCCTGGCAAGCGACACCGTGACCGCAGCCAGTTGTGGGTCGACAACATATCTCGATGACCTTGAGCATCAAATGCCCTCGAGGTCCCACGTCGGCGGCGTCATTCCCCGTTCCACGTATTCGACGACTCGCTGATGCAGCGCTTGCGCCCGCTCGATTGAGTCCGTGGGACAGGTCCAGTCGGCATAGGGTTGACTGCCATACGCAGAAACATGCGTGTCGAAGATTGCCGACGCCTCCGCACCGGCGCCGAAACTGATGTCGAGGCCGAGCCAGAAGGTGTAGACCCAGGCCCCACCTTCGCCCTCCCAGTACCCGACGCAGCAATAGTCGGGATCGCTTCGAAGCTTCGCCCACTCCAGCAACGCGATGGGTTGTACGTCGCGGTTGAAAAAGCGGTCAGCCGTTCGGATTAGAGGTGTCGCCAGTGTGTCAGCTCTGCTCAGTGCCATGTCGAAGCTAAATCCTCAAATCGCTTCAGTGAGAGGATGATTGCACGCTGAAGCCGACCTCTCAGGGGCAAGTCGCTACCTTGACTTCCTTGTCGGGCTGGGGCAAGCCCGCGCCTGGAATGTCAACCATTACCGCGTCAACGCGGCAGGATTTCGTCTCGGTCAGACGTTGACGACCGGCCTGGGTGCTTGACAGCAGGAATAGTGTCCGGCGCTGCGGTCCACCGAGCGTGCAGGCGTTTGCACTGCGCCCAGCCATGTCGACGCGATCCGTGACCCTGCCGCCCTCGAGGACCCGCAAGAATTGGTGCGCCGCTGTCATCGAGGTCCAAACTCCGCCGTCGACATCCAGCGCAATGCCATTGGGAGGTCCAGCGAGTCCGTCAGCGAAGATCCGTCGATCCGACAGGGCCCCATCCTCGCTTACGGCGAAGGCGGTCAGCCGACGGCTCCCCGACTCGGCGACGATCATTGATTCGCCGTCGGAGGTGATGCCCATTCCGCTGGGAATGTCGAGCTCTTCGGCGACAACGGTCTGGCTACCGTCAGGATCGATCCGGACGATCACCCCGCCGCGAACTTGGCATCCGACGTATGCGCGCCCAAGTTCGTCGACGACCATGCCGCCGAGGTTGGCCGGGACGGTGTGGCTCAAATCGGCTTCGGTCGAGACTATTTCACCGTCATATCGCAGTATCCGCCGACTCTCGGTGGAGGCGATTAGCAATGACCCGTCAGGTCGGAATCCTAAACCGGACGGAGCGTGACCAGGGAGAGGCAGTGTGCTCGTTGCTCCGGAGAGATTGACGGTGTGCACCGCCCCACCCGGCGGGTCGGAAAACCACAGCAGGCCCTCAAACCAACGCGGACCTTCACCGAGGCAGAAACCGCTAGCCAGAGGGGTCAAGCTGATCTGGCGCCAAATCTCAATCATGTCGGACATAGTGTATATAATATATCTATCGAGGCGAATTCACTACCATACTCAGCCCTGTATGCCGGTCCGCTAGCGCCGCCACATGTCCTTCCGCAACTCGCGCTGTGCGAACCGTCCACTCAGCCTCACATGGTCCGGTCCCGCTCCGGTGCTCATACTGGCGTGAAGTCGGAGATCAGCCAGCGGCCGTCGATCTTTTCGAGGGTCACCCGGACGCTGGACGCGGTTGCGGTAGGCGCATCGTTGCCGATGATGGTGGTCTGATTGACGAACACCAGCACGACCGCGTGGTTCGCATTGGCTGATATCGAAGCGACGGCAGGGGCATCGACGACTGTCGAAATCTTCCTCTGTTTGGCACCGGGGATGACCACATCGTGGATGAGCTTGGTGTAGGAGTCGCGGAAACTGCCGGTCAGCCGATCGCGGGCCGCGCCCAGGTCTTTGTCTACGGTGTCGGGCCGATAAGAAAGAAGCGCGATTGTGCTGTCCTTCGCGGCCCGCATGGACTCCACCCGTGCATTGTCTGCCGCCCGCGTCGATGCATCTTCCCACTTCAGGAAGGCTGCGGCCATTGCGACCATCAGTACCAGCCCGGGAAGCACCGCGAAAGCAATCGCGCGTTCAAAAGACGCACGACGCTTGGAGCGCGCCTCCGGTTGAGTGGCCTTGGTTTCTGTGTCGTCGTCTTCGCGCTCAATCGCGACATCAGCGTCCCTGGACACGGTGCCTTCGGGCGAACCAGCTGTCTCGACAGGCTGCCCACTGTCGTTGTCGGCGCTGTCGTCATCTACGACGCGTTCGTCAGTCACATCCTCAATTCTGACAAGCATGATTACCTCTATCCGTAAGTCGTGGTCTGCCGGAGTCGGTCATGGGATGAACGCGACGTTGGAGACCTTGGCGCTGTCGCCGATCTTCCGCACGCTCATGCGCATCCGCCAAGCTCGGGGGGCCTGTTCGCCGGCCCCGGCATTCGACGACTTCACCTGAACCGTCACCAGTACCTGAGCCTCGTCACCATTGACGGACTCGAGACCGGCCGACGTGACCGTGCCCGCTGACGTCGACTGCGCCTGCTTGAGGACCTCGATGAAGGGCTGCGACCGCTTCAAGAAGTCGTCGTACAAGGTGCCGGTCGACGAATCCAGGATCCGCTGGACGTCTGCTTCTGCTTCCATGTAGCTAACTGTTGTCAGGTTGACCGCACCTTGCCGAGCGACCTGCAGGAAAAGCTCCCGCTGCTTGGCGGCCTCGTGCCCCTGGTACGCGTGGTAGCCCAGCCAACCGGCCAGTGCGCCCAGCGTCAGCATGGCCGCAATTCCGAAAGCCAAGGCCAGCCGCACGCCGGAGCGCGGGCCTTTGCTGGTTGCGACAGCCTCGCCATCTTCGGCGAACTCGGAGTCGCCGCTGCCATTCGCTTCGTCTGTGCTTTCGCTGGCCGTCGTCGCTATCTCGCCCTCACCGGCTGCCGGCGCCTCGGCAGTCTCAGTGGCAACCTCGCCATCACCAGTTGACGAATCTTCCTCGGCGCCAACGGGCTTGGACGGGGACCCGCTCAGTTCCCCGTCGGCGGTATCAGCAGGTCCTGCCATTTCTTCTCCTTTGGTGCAGTCTGGGCTAGGTTGGATTGCTTGTACACCCTCCCGTCAGGCCCGATATATGTACCGGTAGCCGGGTCGTGCTGAGCAAACGCGAGCGGCGGCGGGGGCGCCGGCGGCGGGGATGGTGCCGCTTGTGGCGGGGATCCCGGCGGCAGCTGGGGAATGTCCTGACCGGACAGGGTGGCGTTCGGGTCGCCTTTCCAGTTCAGGCCGTCATTGAGCGGAACGTAGTTCTCGTCGCTCTCGCACAGCTTGACCGTTGGGGCGCGCTTGCCCGGACGTGTCTCGCACGGTGTGTTGCGCACCCCGCGGACGTTGAACGGCGAGTCCTGCGGTATTCGGCAGTACAAGTCGCCCTCGGGTCGATCCGGAGCGTCCACCTCGGTGGGCGATCGCATTTGCTGGGCGGGCAAGAACCCGGTGGTACACGCCGGCGGAAGGTTGAGGTTGAGGTTGAAGTCCAGATAGGCACCCCGGTAGGCCTGCTTGGTGTTCCGGTTGGGCACGACGAACGCCTCCAGGATCCCGGTGGCCTGGGGCAGCAGGACCAGCAACTGCTCGAGGTCATTGCGATAGGTGATGCCGACATCGGCGACGCTGACCAAGTTGGCCAGGAGCAGTGGCAGCGAGGGCTGCAGTCGCTCGAAGAGCGCGCGCGCTTCGCCGGCAGCCGGCGCGCCCTTGGTGAGGACGCCGTTCACCGCGCTGTCTTCTGA
This genomic interval from Mycobacterium sp. SMC-2 contains the following:
- a CDS encoding SMP-30/gluconolactonase/LRE family protein → MIEIWRQISLTPLASGFCLGEGPRWFEGLLWFSDPPGGAVHTVNLSGATSTLPLPGHAPSGLGFRPDGSLLIASTESRRILRYDGEIVSTEADLSHTVPANLGGMVVDELGRAYVGCQVRGGVIVRIDPDGSQTVVAEELDIPSGMGITSDGESMIVAESGSRRLTAFAVSEDGALSDRRIFADGLAGPPNGIALDVDGGVWTSMTAAHQFLRVLEGGRVTDRVDMAGRSANACTLGGPQRRTLFLLSSTQAGRQRLTETKSCRVDAVMVDIPGAGLPQPDKEVKVATCP
- a CDS encoding Mce protein, giving the protein MAGPADTADGELSGSPSKPVGAEEDSSTGDGEVATETAEAPAAGEGEIATTASESTDEANGSGDSEFAEDGEAVATSKGPRSGVRLALAFGIAAMLTLGALAGWLGYHAYQGHEAAKQRELFLQVARQGAVNLTTVSYMEAEADVQRILDSSTGTLYDDFLKRSQPFIEVLKQAQSTSAGTVTSAGLESVNGDEAQVLVTVQVKSSNAGAGEQAPRAWRMRMSVRKIGDSAKVSNVAFIP
- a CDS encoding alpha/beta fold hydrolase yields the protein MSLPSAGSEPASERSDVSAISSGWFGQKTPLEARWAAVERQDTPLLVCLHGGGYDNRYFDAPRCSLLCQASAAAFGVVSLSRPGYPADDDSARRQPSFSQAAEIIADVVTHIWDQLGEGRPGIVLIGHSIGAAIAIHVAAKKVSWPLIGLAISSVCDSLAPVVVELIGQLPTDVALSMPGDLIRPLFYGPDWTLNTTTLADVADLPVSTPSADLVELNTSWADDLPKVASRVEVPLHYVLAEFDGLWETSAERVATIAGLFSRAPFVEASFWRGVGHNIEHHRLGEAYGRAVLAFAERCAVETDRPKA
- a CDS encoding class I SAM-dependent methyltransferase gives rise to the protein MARAENDRWDLKSSVGATATMVAAQRALAHRDKLIDDPFAEPLVRAAGHHYSIRLVDGSIESQEDPESTVRRSVDAITVRTRFFDRLFNDAAASGVRQAVILAAGLDTRAYRLWWPKETVVFELDQPAVIDFKTATLADLHVKPRAVQRAIGIDLRDDWPKALLDNAFDRSKATAWIAEGLLIYLPPEALGRLFENVTELSGPGSTMATEYVPDMSVFFGARAQSVAEQMKKSGHDLDVADLIYHGERSHVIEHLGRLGWQVSSQTSKELLEADGFSYPDDEDAVPFGNANYVTAMLL
- a CDS encoding MCE family protein, which codes for MTTRRIKIQLAIFIVVSVVAAGFMLVDYVRLPAMLGVDRYTVTLDLHESGGLYARGNVTYRGIEVGRVESVSLTDSGVQAVLSLRSDVAIPSDLEAQVHSESAVGEQYVALIPRDGASRPLKNGDVISASRTTVPPDINNLLDATNRGLQAIPRDNLKTAVDEAYAAVGGLGPEIRRFVNGSTTLAIDARTNLDALTTVIDQSQPVLDSQTQTSDAVRAWAAHLAVITRQLQSEDSAVNGVLTKGAPAAGEARALFERLQPSLPLLLANLVSVADVGITYRNDLEQLLVLLPQATGILEAFVVPNRNTKQAYRGAYLDFNLNLNLPPACTTGFLPAQQMRSPTEVDAPDRPEGDLYCRIPQDSPFNVRGVRNTPCETRPGKRAPTVKLCESDENYVPLNDGLNWKGDPNATLSGQDIPQLPPGSPPQAAPSPPPAPPPPLAFAQHDPATGTYIGPDGRVYKQSNLAQTAPKEKKWQDLLIPPTGN
- a CDS encoding alpha/beta hydrolase, which gives rise to MSVTMHLTSRCSWAGTQAARLAADAMDVYRAGTLLLRGSPLAVGFVAGWLATEFPPHVLTGHALSRVAHPSIGRVGTTWAAQRADRALTAALEQSFGPGFREQVCHPASDKTVCAPPGGVLSRPGPHRRYAAQTSNISYGPGGRDNLLDIWRRDDLAPGCRAPVLIQVPGGAWTVGDKRVQAYTLMSRMAELGWICVSINYCKSPRSTFPAHLIDVKRAIAWVRQNIADYGGDPDFIAITGGSAGGHLASLAALTPNDPAFQPGFEGADTTVQAVAPYYGVYDFTDFDNMHELMLPFLEHFVLKARYADHPERFMAASPVSYAHSDAPPFFVLHGEKDELVPSGQARAFCAALRAAGAATVAHAELANAHHAFDILSTVRSRLAADAVSDFLGVVYGRRVSSLLDAVPLAATPAS
- the istA gene encoding IS21 family transposase, which translates into the protein MSYREVSVIEVREMLRLWLQGHGLREVARLSGTDRKTVRRYVDRARACGLDRDGDGCQLTDELLAAVIAGVRPSRPNGKSQAWETIAAQHEQIKAWLKQDLTLTKVHTLLGRRGVVVSYRTLHRYATTELGFGIRQATVPVADCEPGAELQVDFGRLGMLTDAADGRRRVVQGLIFTAVYSRHMFVWPTYRQTLHEVIAGFEAAWAFFGGVFAVAIPDNMKAIVDKADATDPKLNDAFREYAQARGFVVDPTRIRSPRDKPRVERCVQYVRSNFFAGEDFRNLSDCRARAEQWCGQVAGMRIHGTTRLRPAEVFATDELPHLKPAPDEVFDIPTWSRPKVAPDRHVQVAKALYSVPGELIGRRLDARVDARTVKLYWRGELIKVHPVMAPGRRHTDPADLPAEVSVYAMRDINTLQRKASAHGQHVGAYAAAVLEHPLPWTKMRQVYRLLGLVRRHGADAVDDACQRALDAEVIDVGLIERMLTRGAGAQLPLIPNPPQASRFVRAATDFAVRRPS
- the istB gene encoding IS21-like element helper ATPase IstB, which gives rise to MSTTRRPDATPAVKPIEVSADLKALMRRLKLGRLLDTLPERLALARSNRLPHHDFLEMLLADEVTRRDRESAARRAKTAQLDPQMQLQAWDDTAAVSYDRQLWAELTSLRFLADAYNVLIMGPVGVGKTFLANALGHIAVRRHHSVHTERADKLFKRLRGARLDGSYEDEMRKLHRVELLIIDDLALHRLEATETNDFYELIVERHRTASTVITSNREPPEILTMMADPLLAQSAMDRLQSAAYELVVEGESYRQRQKPRPRKPVNSDQPN